A genomic region of Sciurus carolinensis chromosome 7, mSciCar1.2, whole genome shotgun sequence contains the following coding sequences:
- the LOC124989049 gene encoding olfactory receptor 2B6-like — MALINESHPEEFILLGFADCPWLELPIFIVLLITYPVAMMGNIAIILVSRLDPRLHSPMYFFLTNLSFLDMCYTTSIVPQMLFNLGSSKKTISYMGCAVQLYFFHIMGGTECLLLAIMSFDRYVAICRPLHYSRIMNQHICILLVCIVWFIGITYAVSEATVTLQLPLCGVNKLDHLVCEIPVLIKTACGEKETNELTLSVVCIFIGAVPLCFILASYASIGHAILKIKSSEGRKKAFGTCSSHLIVVFLFYGPVISMYLQPPSSISRDQPKFMALFYGVVTPTLNPFIYTLRNKDVKGALGKLVKNIFSSK; from the coding sequence ATGGCACTAATTAATGAAAGCCACCCTGAAGAATTCATTCTACTAGGCTTCGCTGACTGTCCTTGGCTAGAGCTTCCTATATTCATTGTTCTTCTGATAACATACCCCGTGGCCATGATGGGAAACATCGCTATCATTCTGGTGTCCAGGTTAGATCCCCGTCTCCACagccccatgtactttttcctcaccAACCTCTCCTTCTTGGACATGTGCTACACCACCAGCATTGTGCCTCAGATGCTGTTTAACTTGGGAAGCTCTAAGAAGACCATCAGCTATATGGGGTGTGCAGTTCAGCTCTATTTCTTTCACATAATGGGAGGCACAGAATGTCTGCTCTTGGCTATTATGTCTTTTGATCGCTATGTAGCTATTTGTAGACCTCTTCACTATTCTCGCATCATGAATCAGCACATCTGCATCCTATTGGTATGCATTGTATGGTTCATTGGGATCACCTATGCTGTCTCAGAGGCCACTGTTACATTGCAGTTGCCACTGTGTGGCGTCAATAAACTGGATCACTTGGTATGTGAGATTCCTGTTTTGATAAAGACTGCCTGTGGTGAAAAGGAAACTAATGAGCTCACACTCTCTGTGGTGTGCATTTTCATAGGGGCTGTTCCTCTGTGCTTCATTCTTGCCTCCTATGCTAGTATTGGACATGCCATACTTAAGATCAAATcttctgaaggaaggaaaaaggctTTTGGGACATGTTCCTCTcatctcattgtagttttcttattttatggccCAGTCATTAGCATGTACCTTCAGCCCCCCTCTTCCATCTCAAGAGACCAGCCCAAGTTCATGGCTCTCTTCTATGGAGTGGTGACTCCGACACTCAACCCCTTCATCTACACCCTGAGGAATAAGGATGTGAAGGGGGCACTAGGCAAGCTGGTGAAGAATATTTTCAGTTCCAAGTGA